The DNA window TATTAGCAGGATCTCTTCTTATAAATACGGACCTGGGGTATTCAAGATGGATTGGGCCTTGGATGGACCGATCCCTTGGAAAGATCCGAATTGTTTACTTGCATCGACTGTTCATGTGGGCGGAAAATTTTCGGAAATTGCAAAAGCAGAATCCGAAGTGTGGGCGGGAAAACATCCGGATCGCCCTTATATGTTGGTGGTCCAACAAAGCCAGTTTGATCCCACAAGAGCACCTAAAGGAAAACATACAGGATATGCATATTGTCATGTGCCTTCTGGTTCTACAAAGGACATGACCGCAATTTTAGAAAATCAGATCGAAAGATTCGCTCCTGGATTCAAAGACAGGATATTAGCCAGACATTCCATGAATACTAAGGACTTTTATTCTTATAATCTAAATTATGTGGGTGGAGCAATTACCGGTGGAGCAGCGGATCTTCCTCAGGCATTTTTTAGACCGATCGCGAAGATGAACCCATATACTACTCCCAATCCTCATATTTATATTTGTTCCGGATCAACACCTCCAGGCGGAGGAGTGCACGGAATGTGTGGATACTACGCAGCCAAAACAGTATTAAAAAAAATTCATAAACTAAAATCGATTCGTTATTCAAAATGAAATTAGAAACATCCGGGTCCAGAAGACAGGACAATAAAACAAAAAATAGGAACGCAATCTTAAACGCTGCTCGTAGGGTTTTCGCTACGATCGGATTCGAGGCGTGTTCCACGAGAGAAATTATCCGAGAGAGTGGCCTTGCACAAGGTACATTCTATAATTATTATAAAGATAAAGAATCCGTAATGCAAGACATCGCGGATGAATTAGCGGAAGGTATCCGAAAAGGAATTAGAGAAGCCAGAGCAAAAGCGGAAACTCCTTTAGCTTTTTTGAGCGATGCTTACTTTGCTGTATTCCATGTAATGATGCAAGATAGAATCCATTTGGATCTATTGACCAGGAACAGAGATATTATACGCGGTTATCTATTCCAAGGCGGTTCCATGACGTATATCTTGGAAGAACTGGACAGTGACTTGGAGAGAATGGTGGGGCAAGGCGGATTTCCTGCACATCCAATCCGGATCACTTCCGTGATGATGGTAGCTGCAGGTTTCGAGGCGATGGTACTTCTTGCAAGAGAAGACGGCTATAATCTTAGAAAATTATCCGATTATTTAGGC is part of the Leptospira andrefontaineae genome and encodes:
- a CDS encoding TetR/AcrR family transcriptional regulator; protein product: MKLETSGSRRQDNKTKNRNAILNAARRVFATIGFEACSTREIIRESGLAQGTFYNYYKDKESVMQDIADELAEGIRKGIREARAKAETPLAFLSDAYFAVFHVMMQDRIHLDLLTRNRDIIRGYLFQGGSMTYILEELDSDLERMVGQGGFPAHPIRITSVMMVAAGFEAMVLLAREDGYNLRKLSDYLGLLFQGGITNVSTVIREDRELLGG